In Mangrovivirga cuniculi, the following proteins share a genomic window:
- a CDS encoding pentapeptide repeat-containing protein, translated as MKYIEGEDILGKDDIEIGEYENCIFTNCNLAKQNLKDYKFIDCEFIDTDLSNINTGNTSFQNVLFKGCKMLGVRFDYCNPFLLSMKFEKSQLNLSSFYALSLENFELTECDLSEVDFTDSRLVESSFVNCKLNGAIFENCDLTNSDFSTAAGYSIDPDKNKIQGCKFSLIGLPGLLDKYQIEIV; from the coding sequence ATGAAATACATCGAAGGAGAAGATATTTTAGGTAAAGACGATATTGAAATCGGAGAATATGAAAACTGTATTTTCACAAATTGTAATTTAGCTAAACAAAATTTGAAGGATTATAAGTTTATTGACTGCGAATTTATAGATACCGATCTCAGTAATATTAATACAGGCAATACCTCCTTTCAAAATGTTCTTTTTAAAGGTTGCAAAATGTTAGGGGTCAGGTTTGATTACTGTAATCCTTTTCTTCTTTCAATGAAATTTGAAAAGTCTCAGCTAAACCTTTCCTCTTTTTATGCCTTGTCCCTGGAAAATTTTGAATTGACAGAATGTGATCTTAGTGAAGTGGATTTTACGGATTCCCGTCTCGTTGAAAGCAGCTTTGTAAACTGTAAATTAAATGGTGCGATCTTTGAAAATTGCGATCTTACCAATTCAGATTTCTCGACAGCTGCAGGCTATTCAATCGATCCGGATAAAAATAAGATTCAGGGATGTAAATTTTCTTTAATCGGCTTGCCTGGACTGCTGGATAAGTATCAAATAGAAATAGTTTAA
- a CDS encoding potassium channel family protein: MKRWFYVLLALFIYFIVVGVLTLLESNVDESNIKSFSDALWYSIVTLTTVGYGDLYPVTPLGKIVGLLIIISSVGVLGYVIGEIMAKINDYMEKKKQGYFGTDFTGHYVMIGWNNFGRSVAQQILNTGKKLAIVVDSKEQLDLIKSNFETDKCFVLYSDIQNYDVFKKVNIEKAKSIFVNLSDDTDTLVFILNLKKKYSNLSFIATCKNASLKDTFMSAGVNYVVPQAEVASRLVASYIFEPQVAEYTEDLMSSSKSDLESDIQQYRILDSNEFANKEYLKIFYEIKERFNAVTIGMVSGKDLIKNPDNNHLVKAGDYLILISSGKVKSQLEKFFGVLEGQ; the protein is encoded by the coding sequence ATGAAAAGATGGTTCTACGTTCTCCTTGCTCTTTTTATTTATTTTATTGTTGTAGGTGTACTAACACTTCTGGAGAGCAATGTAGATGAATCAAATATCAAATCATTTTCAGATGCTTTATGGTACTCTATCGTTACCCTAACCACCGTTGGATATGGAGATTTATATCCTGTAACTCCTTTAGGTAAAATAGTTGGTTTATTAATTATTATTAGTAGTGTGGGAGTTCTTGGATATGTTATAGGTGAGATAATGGCTAAAATTAATGACTATATGGAAAAGAAAAAACAAGGATATTTCGGAACTGATTTTACCGGTCATTATGTTATGATTGGCTGGAACAATTTCGGGCGCTCTGTCGCTCAGCAAATTTTAAATACTGGAAAGAAGTTAGCAATAGTCGTAGATAGTAAAGAACAATTAGATTTAATCAAATCCAATTTTGAAACAGATAAATGTTTTGTTTTATATTCTGATATTCAAAACTATGATGTTTTTAAAAAGGTCAATATCGAAAAAGCAAAAAGTATTTTTGTTAATCTATCAGATGATACTGATACTTTAGTTTTTATTTTGAATCTTAAGAAAAAATATTCTAATCTTTCATTTATCGCTACCTGTAAAAATGCCAGTTTGAAGGACACTTTTATGAGTGCAGGTGTAAATTATGTTGTGCCTCAAGCAGAAGTAGCATCAAGACTTGTAGCTAGTTATATTTTTGAACCCCAGGTTGCTGAATATACAGAGGATTTAATGTCTTCCAGTAAAAGTGATTTAGAAAGTGATATTCAACAATATCGGATTCTTGATTCTAACGAATTTGCAAATAAAGAATATTTGAAGATTTTTTATGAGATCAAAGAACGATTCAATGCCGTCACTATAGGTATGGTTTCTGGTAAGGATCTAATTAAAAACCCAGACAATAACCATTTGGTTAAAGCTGGTGATTATCTAATCTTGATTTCATCAGGAAAGGTTAAATCACAACTTGAAAAGTTTTTTGGTGTGCTTGAAGGACAATAA
- the aspS gene encoding aspartate--tRNA ligase, with protein MLRTHTCGELRIEHTGQKVELSGWVQRIRDKGGMIWIDLRDRYGITQLIFQEGETNSEVIEKVREMGREFVINAKGEVKERYSKNDKIPTGDVEVFVEDIEILNSSKVPPFTIEDDTDGGEELRMKYRYLDLRRNVVRKNLVLRHKLAQATRRYLDGQDFLEVETPVLIKSTPEGARDFVVPSRMNAGEFYALPQSPQTFKQLLMVSGYDRYFQIVKCFRDEDLRADRQPEFTQIDCEMAFVEQEDILDTFEGMTKSLFKEVLNVDVEDFKRMPYSEAMKYYGSDKPDTRFDMKFVELNEVAQNKGFKVFDSAELVVGIVAEGCGDYSRKQVDELTKWVQRPQIGAKGLVYVKCNEDGSFKSSVDKFFSQDDLKGWAEKMNASAGDLLLILSGDTNTVRKQLNELRLEMGKRLGLRDNKVFAPLWVVDFPLLEWDEESERYHAMHHPFTSPKAEDISKLDTDPGAVRANAYDLVINGVEIGGGSIRIHDQKTQSLMFDHLGFTKEEAKKQFGFLMEAFEYGAPPHGGIAFGFDRLCALFGGAESIRDFIAFPKNNSGRDIMIDSPATIDRDQLHELHLKIEVEE; from the coding sequence ATGTTACGAACACATACTTGCGGTGAATTGCGCATTGAACATACCGGACAGAAGGTTGAATTAAGTGGATGGGTACAGAGAATTCGTGATAAAGGAGGAATGATCTGGATTGATCTTCGCGATCGATATGGTATTACACAATTGATCTTCCAGGAAGGCGAAACTAATTCTGAAGTTATTGAGAAGGTTCGCGAAATGGGACGGGAGTTTGTTATAAATGCAAAAGGAGAAGTAAAAGAACGTTATTCTAAAAATGACAAGATCCCAACCGGTGATGTTGAAGTGTTCGTTGAAGACATAGAAATACTTAATTCCTCCAAAGTTCCTCCATTTACTATTGAGGATGATACTGATGGAGGTGAGGAATTGAGAATGAAATACCGCTACCTTGATTTAAGAAGAAACGTAGTTAGAAAAAATCTTGTTTTAAGACACAAGTTGGCCCAGGCTACACGCCGCTATCTTGATGGTCAGGACTTTTTAGAAGTGGAAACCCCTGTATTAATAAAATCTACTCCTGAGGGAGCACGAGATTTTGTTGTGCCTTCAAGAATGAATGCCGGAGAGTTTTATGCACTTCCTCAGTCACCTCAAACTTTCAAGCAGTTGCTGATGGTTTCAGGTTATGACAGATACTTTCAGATTGTAAAATGTTTTAGAGATGAGGACCTGAGAGCAGATCGCCAGCCGGAGTTTACTCAAATAGACTGCGAAATGGCATTTGTAGAACAGGAAGATATTCTTGATACCTTCGAGGGAATGACAAAATCTCTTTTCAAAGAGGTGCTTAATGTGGATGTGGAAGATTTTAAACGCATGCCATATTCAGAAGCGATGAAGTATTATGGTTCTGACAAACCGGATACAAGGTTCGATATGAAGTTTGTTGAATTGAACGAAGTAGCCCAGAATAAAGGATTCAAAGTTTTTGATAGTGCAGAGCTTGTAGTTGGAATTGTTGCAGAGGGTTGTGGGGACTATTCCAGAAAACAAGTTGATGAGTTGACCAAATGGGTTCAACGTCCACAGATAGGTGCGAAAGGATTAGTATATGTAAAATGTAATGAAGACGGATCGTTTAAATCTTCAGTAGATAAATTCTTTAGCCAGGATGACCTGAAAGGATGGGCTGAAAAAATGAATGCTTCCGCTGGTGATTTATTGTTGATTCTTTCCGGAGATACTAATACGGTAAGAAAACAATTAAATGAGTTGAGACTGGAAATGGGTAAACGTCTTGGCCTTAGAGATAATAAAGTGTTTGCTCCACTATGGGTGGTTGACTTTCCTTTATTAGAGTGGGATGAAGAATCAGAAAGATATCATGCGATGCACCACCCTTTCACTTCTCCGAAAGCAGAAGATATCTCAAAATTAGATACAGATCCGGGAGCAGTGAGGGCAAATGCATATGACCTGGTAATTAACGGAGTTGAAATAGGTGGAGGATCTATACGTATTCACGATCAGAAGACGCAATCATTAATGTTCGATCATTTAGGCTTTACTAAGGAAGAGGCTAAAAAACAGTTTGGATTCCTAATGGAAGCATTTGAATATGGCGCACCACCACATGGAGGAATTGCATTTGGATTTGATAGATTGTGTGCTTTGTTTGGAGGAGCAGAGTCGATCAGAGACTTTATTGCATTCCCAAAAAATAATTCTGGAAGAGATATCATGATTGACAGTCCGGCAACTATCGATCGTGATCAGTTACACGAATTACACTTGAAAATAGAAGTTGAGGAATAA
- a CDS encoding nucleoside deaminase, which produces MGLSVHSDEHFMKEALKQAQIAYEEGEIPVGAVIVCNNRIIARAYNQTEILTDVTAHAEMIAITSAAENLGGKYLTDCRLFVTLEPCTMCAGALAWSQISEIVYGAPDLQRGFRRLNPSPLHPKTKIKFGVLETECKSLIQDFFSDLRK; this is translated from the coding sequence ATGGGGCTAAGCGTACATTCGGATGAGCATTTCATGAAAGAGGCTTTAAAGCAGGCACAAATTGCTTACGAAGAAGGAGAAATCCCTGTCGGAGCTGTCATTGTTTGTAACAACAGAATTATTGCCAGAGCATACAATCAAACAGAAATACTCACCGATGTTACAGCCCATGCAGAAATGATCGCAATTACCTCGGCAGCCGAAAATCTTGGAGGAAAATATCTTACTGATTGCCGATTATTTGTCACTCTTGAGCCTTGTACAATGTGTGCAGGAGCATTGGCCTGGTCGCAAATCAGTGAAATTGTCTATGGTGCTCCCGATCTGCAGCGAGGGTTTCGTCGTTTAAACCCTTCACCCCTCCATCCAAAAACGAAAATTAAATTCGGTGTATTAGAAACCGAATGCAAATCTCTCATTCAGGATTTTTTTTCAGATCTGAGAAAATAG
- a CDS encoding superoxide dismutase: MAFELPSLPYEYDALEPNIDAQTMEIHHSKHHAGYTKKLNGAVEGSDMEGKSIEDLLKNHSDNTAVRNNGGGFYNHNLFWEVMSPNGGGQPSGELGDAINDAYGSYDKFKEEFSSAAAGRFGSGWAWLCVHPGGKVEICSSPNQDNPLMPGVGCGGFPILGLDVWEHAYYLKYQNKRPDYISNFFNIINWDKVAELYAANK, translated from the coding sequence ATGGCATTCGAATTACCAAGTTTACCGTATGAATATGATGCGTTAGAACCAAATATTGACGCTCAAACTATGGAGATCCATCACTCCAAACACCATGCGGGATATACAAAAAAATTGAACGGAGCTGTGGAAGGTTCTGATATGGAAGGCAAAAGTATCGAAGACCTTTTAAAAAATCATTCAGATAACACAGCAGTAAGAAATAATGGTGGTGGTTTTTACAATCACAACCTATTCTGGGAAGTAATGAGTCCTAATGGCGGCGGCCAACCTTCCGGAGAGCTAGGGGATGCAATCAATGATGCTTACGGATCATACGACAAGTTCAAAGAGGAATTCTCTAGTGCAGCAGCTGGAAGATTCGGATCTGGATGGGCATGGCTTTGCGTTCACCCGGGTGGAAAAGTTGAGATCTGCTCTTCTCCAAACCAGGACAATCCATTAATGCCAGGAGTAGGATGTGGTGGATTCCCAATTTTAGGTCTGGATGTATGGGAACATGCTTACTACCTGAAATATCAAAATAAACGCCCAGACTATATTTCTAATTTCTTTAACATTATTAACTGGGACAAAGTAGCAGAACTTTACGCTGCTAATAAATAA